A stretch of the Archangium violaceum genome encodes the following:
- a CDS encoding RNA methyltransferase, with product MPLPIRLVLLRPRNAENLGAAARAMKNCGLSEWTWVHPEAEDLAPARRLAVHAEDVLEASGRADSLDAAVADCVWVVGTSSRKVEGKRRLSPRAVAEEMVQRAAQGPVALVFGDERSGLTNAEVERCHDLSAVPTAPEQPSINLAQAVLLYAYEIRMATLAASPPPAAPLPVAATDTELTLVESALEDALVAGGFLVDADSRGRTGLRDLFAPLRRSRLTRKEAKLWLAALHTLAKRLRSGHRGR from the coding sequence ATGCCTCTGCCCATCCGGCTGGTGCTGCTACGCCCGCGCAACGCGGAGAACCTGGGTGCCGCCGCCCGGGCCATGAAGAACTGCGGGCTGTCCGAGTGGACCTGGGTCCACCCCGAGGCCGAGGATCTCGCCCCCGCGCGCCGGCTCGCCGTCCACGCAGAGGACGTGCTGGAGGCCTCGGGCCGCGCGGACTCGCTCGATGCCGCCGTGGCGGACTGTGTCTGGGTGGTGGGCACCAGCTCGCGCAAGGTGGAGGGCAAGCGGCGGCTGTCTCCCCGCGCCGTGGCGGAGGAGATGGTGCAGCGCGCCGCCCAGGGGCCCGTGGCCCTCGTCTTCGGTGACGAGCGCAGCGGGCTCACCAATGCCGAGGTCGAGCGCTGTCACGACCTGTCCGCTGTCCCCACCGCGCCCGAGCAGCCCTCCATCAACCTCGCCCAGGCCGTGCTGCTGTACGCCTACGAAATCCGCATGGCCACCCTGGCCGCCTCGCCTCCTCCGGCCGCTCCCCTCCCCGTGGCCGCCACGGACACGGAGCTGACCCTCGTGGAGTCCGCTCTCGAGGACGCGCTCGTGGCCGGTGGGTTCCTCGTGGATGCGGATTCGCGCGGGCGCACCGGGCTGCGGGACCTGTTCGCTCCGCTGCGCCGCTCCCGGCTCACTCGCAAGGAGGCGAAGCTGTGGCTCGCCGCCCTGCACACGTTGGCCAAGCGGCTGCGCTCGGGGCACAGGGGGAGATGA
- a CDS encoding DUF1028 domain-containing protein translates to MVRSILLLTLLALPALAAEPVPTPAPPPKRPVHTYSIVARDPETGEMGVAVQSHWFSVGATVPWAEAGVGAVATQSFVDPSYGKLGLELMRVGRGAPEALAGLLAADSASQVRQVAMIDAKGRVAAHTGDKCVAAAGHIVGENFSVQANMMENDTVWPAMARAFRETKGDLAERMLAALEAAEAQGGDIRGKQSAGLIVVSGKASGRPWMDRKFDLRVDDHPVPLKELRRLVTLQRAYNLMNEGDLAIERNDTEGALKAYSAAEALVPGNAEMVFWHAVSLVNVGKVDEALPLLQKTYKADARWKELLKRLPKSGLLPDDPKLMKRLLGR, encoded by the coding sequence ATGGTGCGTTCCATCCTGTTGCTCACCCTGCTCGCCCTGCCGGCGCTCGCCGCCGAACCCGTTCCCACCCCGGCCCCGCCGCCCAAGCGGCCCGTCCACACCTATTCCATCGTCGCGAGGGATCCCGAGACGGGAGAGATGGGCGTGGCGGTGCAGTCGCACTGGTTCTCGGTGGGTGCGACGGTGCCCTGGGCGGAGGCGGGCGTGGGCGCCGTGGCCACCCAGTCCTTCGTGGATCCGTCCTACGGGAAGCTCGGCCTGGAGTTGATGCGGGTGGGCCGCGGCGCCCCCGAGGCACTCGCTGGACTGCTGGCCGCGGACTCCGCGAGCCAGGTGCGGCAGGTGGCGATGATCGACGCGAAGGGCCGGGTGGCGGCGCACACGGGAGACAAGTGCGTGGCGGCCGCGGGCCACATCGTGGGCGAGAACTTCTCGGTGCAGGCCAACATGATGGAGAATGACACCGTGTGGCCGGCGATGGCCAGGGCCTTCCGGGAGACGAAGGGAGACCTGGCCGAGCGGATGCTGGCGGCGCTCGAGGCGGCGGAGGCGCAGGGCGGAGACATTCGGGGCAAGCAGTCGGCGGGGCTCATCGTGGTGTCGGGGAAGGCCTCGGGACGGCCCTGGATGGACCGCAAGTTCGACCTGCGGGTGGATGACCACCCCGTGCCGCTGAAGGAGCTGCGCCGGCTGGTGACGCTGCAGCGCGCCTACAACCTGATGAACGAGGGGGACCTGGCCATCGAGCGCAACGACACGGAGGGGGCGCTGAAGGCCTACTCGGCGGCGGAGGCGCTGGTGCCGGGCAACGCGGAGATGGTGTTCTGGCACGCGGTGTCGCTCGTCAACGTGGGGAAGGTGGACGAGGCGCTGCCGCTGCTCCAGAAGACGTACAAGGCGGACGCGCGCTGGAAGGAGCTGCTCAAGAGGCTGCCGAAGTCGGGGCTGCTGCCGGACGACCCGAAGCTGATGAAGCGGCTGCTGGGGCGCTGA
- a CDS encoding DEAD/DEAH box helicase gives MTFEDLKLAEPLLRAVKAEGYTAPTPIQAQAIPHVLAGKDVLGCAQTGTGKTAAFTLPILQRLSVGRPPPPARGRPIRSLILSPTRELAAQIGDSIRAYGRFTGLTSAVIFGGVGQNAQEQALKQGVDILVATPGRLLDLMDQGFVSYKALEVFVLDEADRMLDMGFIHDVKRVIAKLPTQRQTLFFSATMPPEIQGLANSILKNPVRVEVAPVATTAETIDQRLYFVEKEQKRGLLVHLLQTDKAIERVLVFTRTKHGANRVAKQLETAGIGAAPIHGNKSQNARERALADFKSGACRVLVATDIAARGIDIDGITHVINFDLPNVPETYVHRIGRTGRAGAAGIALSFCDTEERAYLKDIERTIRRRVPVVEAHPHRSNQPAPAAGALEPAPAARPQQGPRSQQGPRAPQGQQGQQARGERREGLGGRRRRGGGGRGGNGRSGNPGGSRGQESARPPRSDRPASQQAPASQAARPAPAAPPAVSQRPRAPKWL, from the coding sequence ATGACTTTTGAAGATCTGAAGCTCGCCGAGCCCCTGCTGCGCGCCGTGAAGGCCGAGGGCTACACCGCTCCCACGCCCATCCAGGCCCAGGCCATCCCGCACGTGCTCGCGGGCAAGGACGTGCTCGGCTGCGCTCAGACGGGTACCGGCAAGACGGCGGCGTTCACGCTGCCCATCCTCCAGCGGCTCTCCGTGGGCCGCCCGCCGCCGCCCGCCCGTGGGCGCCCCATCCGCTCGCTCATCCTCAGCCCCACGCGTGAGCTGGCCGCCCAGATTGGCGACAGCATTCGCGCCTATGGGCGATTCACCGGCCTCACCAGCGCCGTCATCTTCGGCGGCGTGGGCCAGAACGCCCAGGAGCAGGCCCTCAAGCAGGGCGTGGACATCCTCGTGGCCACGCCGGGCCGCCTGTTGGATCTGATGGACCAGGGCTTCGTGTCCTACAAGGCGCTCGAGGTGTTCGTCCTCGACGAGGCGGACCGGATGCTGGACATGGGCTTCATTCATGACGTGAAGCGCGTCATCGCGAAGCTGCCCACGCAGCGGCAGACGCTGTTCTTCTCGGCCACCATGCCGCCGGAGATCCAGGGCCTGGCCAACAGCATCCTGAAGAACCCGGTGCGGGTCGAGGTGGCGCCGGTGGCCACCACGGCGGAGACCATCGATCAGCGGCTGTACTTCGTGGAGAAGGAGCAGAAGCGAGGCCTCCTCGTCCACCTGCTGCAGACGGACAAGGCCATCGAGCGGGTGCTCGTCTTCACGCGCACCAAGCATGGGGCGAACCGCGTGGCGAAGCAGCTGGAGACGGCGGGTATCGGCGCCGCCCCCATCCACGGCAACAAGAGCCAGAACGCGCGCGAGCGGGCGCTGGCGGACTTCAAGTCCGGCGCCTGCCGGGTGCTCGTGGCCACGGACATCGCGGCGCGCGGCATCGACATCGACGGCATCACCCACGTCATCAACTTCGATCTGCCCAACGTGCCCGAGACGTACGTGCACCGCATCGGCCGCACGGGCCGGGCGGGCGCCGCGGGCATCGCCCTCTCCTTCTGCGACACCGAGGAGCGCGCGTACCTGAAGGACATCGAGCGCACCATCCGTCGGCGCGTGCCGGTGGTGGAGGCCCATCCGCACCGCTCCAACCAGCCGGCCCCCGCGGCTGGAGCGCTCGAGCCCGCTCCGGCGGCCCGGCCCCAGCAGGGCCCCCGTTCGCAGCAGGGCCCCCGTGCGCCGCAAGGACAGCAGGGGCAGCAGGCCCGGGGCGAGCGCCGCGAGGGCCTCGGAGGACGCCGCCGGCGCGGCGGTGGTGGGCGCGGTGGCAACGGGCGTAGTGGCAACCCCGGAGGCTCCAGGGGCCAGGAGTCGGCCCGTCCGCCCCGGAGCGACCGCCCGGCCAGCCAGCAGGCCCCGGCTTCCCAGGCGGCCCGTCCCGCCCCGGCGGCACCGCCCGCCGTTTCCCAGAGGCCTCGCGCCCCCAAGTGGCTGTAA
- a CDS encoding type VI immunity family protein, whose translation MREGIILCFFMRRPHEELSAAVTRALDLYLDAAGHEKPGWYVDMGGDHDPEEYKGWAGGMLPLDERLWAKVRDELNSRHSCILRLEEHENQVGGFHFEYHGRPREDLDLPDFVSAVSFWLPTEYLEQQGPDRVKALAVALARELPLTSGYASLAFNSLLESKPVMQFIREHCFLHPGMDVHHIGTTSTNLGDRVRGAYWLNFYGQPLVDRIGGEVGLRKWLTLPEVSTEELGAQKVLVSLGKWPESGDVDQKREMKPYRALARVLEPYLYEEPGTQDAVRRWQRRFLD comes from the coding sequence GTGCGAGAGGGCATCATTCTCTGTTTCTTCATGCGGCGTCCGCACGAAGAACTGTCGGCGGCCGTCACACGCGCTCTAGACCTCTATCTCGATGCCGCGGGGCACGAGAAGCCGGGCTGGTACGTGGACATGGGAGGCGACCACGACCCCGAGGAATACAAGGGCTGGGCGGGGGGCATGCTGCCTCTGGATGAAAGACTCTGGGCGAAGGTTCGAGACGAACTGAACTCTCGGCATAGCTGCATCCTACGCTTGGAGGAGCACGAGAATCAGGTAGGTGGGTTTCACTTCGAATACCACGGTAGGCCGCGTGAAGACCTCGACCTGCCGGATTTCGTCAGCGCGGTGTCCTTCTGGTTACCCACGGAGTATCTGGAGCAACAGGGTCCCGACCGCGTCAAGGCCCTGGCCGTGGCGCTCGCACGAGAACTCCCCCTTACCTCTGGCTATGCCAGCCTTGCCTTCAACTCTCTCTTGGAGAGCAAGCCGGTGATGCAGTTCATTCGCGAGCACTGCTTCCTCCATCCTGGAATGGACGTACATCACATCGGCACCACATCCACGAACCTGGGTGATCGGGTGCGGGGCGCCTACTGGCTGAACTTCTACGGGCAGCCCTTGGTCGATCGAATCGGAGGCGAGGTAGGGCTTCGAAAGTGGCTGACTCTTCCAGAGGTGTCCACCGAAGAGTTGGGCGCCCAGAAGGTTCTGGTATCGCTGGGGAAATGGCCTGAATCGGGAGATGTGGATCAAAAGAGAGAGATGAAGCCGTATCGCGCCCTGGCTCGGGTGCTGGAACCCTACTTGTACGAGGAGCCCGGTACCCAAGATGCCGTACGACGCTGGCAGCGCCGCTTCCTCGACTGA
- a CDS encoding tetratricopeptide repeat protein, with product MILAIAGFARFPPELLVVLVASLLLWHPVHRLLLRLTVWCFGWGAFRAALALTRVLECLPLAAWMRAFLWREEFYAYSALGHTETAVAGARRLAVHAKADSCLSCANCAINIFINAGLYLEALDIERGWQGPSNPPDPSAAREWALVRFNLVEAVYNLGSWEAASARLSNLEEVARGDAFLWNFFPIQRAWILAHTGRGEDALSALAQVDWRRLPRLYRSEAHFALAASLLAVHRYEEARREARTGLKHARRVSSTRNGLFLLGRITLAAGHPEEALRFFEAGATHPYQGQGGDGLLAWGDCLARLGRHDEAREAWRLVLTRDKQSGAASRAASRLGLHGPVSSNDGLRSAR from the coding sequence ATGATCCTCGCCATCGCGGGCTTCGCCCGTTTTCCCCCTGAACTGCTCGTCGTCCTCGTGGCCTCGCTGCTGCTCTGGCACCCGGTGCATCGGCTCCTCCTGCGCCTCACGGTCTGGTGCTTCGGATGGGGCGCCTTCCGCGCGGCCCTCGCCCTCACCCGTGTCCTGGAGTGCCTCCCCCTCGCGGCCTGGATGAGAGCCTTTCTGTGGCGGGAGGAGTTCTACGCATACTCGGCGCTCGGCCACACGGAAACGGCCGTCGCGGGCGCCCGCCGGCTCGCGGTCCATGCGAAGGCGGACAGTTGTCTGTCTTGCGCCAACTGCGCCATCAATATCTTCATCAACGCGGGCCTCTACCTGGAGGCACTCGACATCGAGCGGGGCTGGCAGGGGCCGTCCAACCCCCCGGACCCCTCCGCGGCGCGCGAGTGGGCCCTGGTGCGGTTCAACCTCGTCGAGGCCGTCTACAACCTCGGGAGCTGGGAGGCCGCCAGCGCGCGTCTGTCCAACCTGGAGGAGGTGGCTCGTGGGGATGCCTTCCTGTGGAACTTCTTCCCCATCCAACGCGCGTGGATCCTCGCCCACACCGGACGCGGAGAGGACGCGCTCAGCGCCCTCGCCCAGGTGGACTGGCGGCGCTTGCCCCGGCTGTACCGGAGCGAGGCGCATTTCGCCCTCGCCGCCTCGCTGCTGGCGGTGCACCGGTACGAGGAGGCTCGGCGGGAAGCACGCACGGGGTTGAAGCACGCTCGCCGGGTGTCGAGCACTCGCAACGGGCTGTTCCTGCTCGGGCGCATCACCCTGGCGGCGGGGCACCCGGAAGAGGCCCTGCGCTTCTTCGAGGCTGGCGCCACGCACCCCTACCAGGGTCAGGGAGGAGATGGCTTGCTCGCCTGGGGGGATTGCCTCGCGCGACTTGGCCGTCATGACGAGGCCCGGGAGGCCTGGCGGCTCGTCCTCACACGAGACAAACAGAGCGGTGCGGCCTCGCGGGCGGCCTCGCGGCTCGGGCTCCACGGACCGGTTTCTTCCAACGACGGCCTCCGCTCCGCCCGGTGA
- the fusA gene encoding elongation factor G — MATQVPIEKVRNIGISAHIDSGKTTLSERILFYTGRIHEIHEVRGKDGVGAKMDSMDLEREKGITIQSAATYAMWGEYNINLIDTPGHVDFTIEVERSLRVLDGAILVLCSVSGVQSQSITVDRQMKRYKVPRIAFVNKMDRAGANYERVAAQLKEKLSHHPVRLQVPIGAEDRFQGLVDLIQMKAFYFDGESGEKIREEEIPADLAEKAKADRQEMIEKIAEVDDELGELFLADAAITNEQIMAAIRRATIALKMTPVMCGSAYKNKGVQLLLNAICSFLPNPSEVTNEALDQKNAEAKVVLESNPDKPFVGLAFKLEDGRYGQLTYMRVYQGKVSKGDFIVNQANQKKVKVPRIVRMHSNEMNDINEARAGDIIALFGVECASGDTFTDGTVSYTMTSMFVPDAVISLAVAPKNRDAQANFSKALNRFTKEDPTFRVNRDEESGQTIIRGMGELHLEIYIERMKREYNCEVVAGKPQVAYRETISQKGEFAYTHKKQTGGSGQFARVCGYLEPLPADAVQQYEFVDDIVGGSIPREFIPACDKGFQEAIKKGSLIGFPVVGVRVVINDGAFHAVDSSEQAFKTAAIMGFREGYAAAKPIILEPMMKVEVQAPEDFQGSVVGQINQRRGTILESSTAEGYVTVVAEVPLNTMFGYSTDLRSATQGKGEFTMEFAKYSPVPRNEAEALMAQYKERLAAEQAARK; from the coding sequence GTGGCCACCCAAGTTCCCATCGAAAAGGTTCGTAACATCGGTATCTCCGCCCATATCGACTCGGGCAAGACGACGCTCTCCGAGCGCATCCTCTTCTATACGGGCCGCATCCACGAGATCCACGAGGTGCGTGGCAAGGATGGCGTTGGCGCGAAGATGGACTCGATGGACCTGGAGCGTGAGAAGGGCATCACGATCCAGTCTGCCGCCACGTACGCGATGTGGGGCGAGTACAACATCAACCTGATCGACACCCCGGGACACGTCGACTTCACCATCGAGGTGGAGCGCTCCCTGCGCGTGCTCGACGGCGCCATCCTCGTCCTCTGCTCCGTGTCCGGCGTTCAGTCCCAGTCCATCACGGTGGACCGGCAGATGAAGCGCTACAAGGTTCCCCGCATCGCGTTCGTCAACAAGATGGACCGCGCGGGCGCCAACTACGAGCGCGTGGCCGCCCAGCTCAAGGAGAAGCTGAGCCACCACCCCGTGCGCCTCCAGGTTCCGATCGGCGCCGAGGACCGCTTCCAGGGTCTGGTCGACCTCATCCAGATGAAGGCCTTCTACTTCGACGGTGAGAGCGGCGAGAAGATCCGCGAGGAGGAGATCCCCGCCGACCTGGCCGAGAAGGCCAAGGCCGACCGCCAGGAGATGATCGAGAAGATCGCCGAGGTGGACGACGAGCTGGGCGAGCTGTTCCTGGCTGACGCCGCCATCACCAACGAGCAGATCATGGCCGCCATCCGCCGCGCGACGATCGCGCTGAAGATGACGCCCGTCATGTGCGGCTCCGCCTACAAGAACAAGGGCGTGCAGCTGCTGCTCAACGCCATCTGCTCGTTCCTCCCCAACCCCTCCGAGGTCACCAACGAGGCGCTGGACCAGAAGAACGCCGAGGCGAAGGTCGTCCTCGAGTCCAACCCGGACAAGCCCTTCGTGGGCCTGGCGTTCAAGCTGGAGGACGGCCGCTACGGTCAGCTGACCTACATGCGCGTCTACCAGGGCAAGGTGAGCAAGGGTGACTTCATCGTCAACCAGGCCAACCAGAAGAAGGTCAAGGTCCCGCGCATCGTTCGCATGCACTCGAACGAGATGAACGACATCAACGAGGCGCGTGCCGGCGACATCATCGCCCTGTTCGGCGTCGAGTGCGCCTCCGGCGACACGTTCACCGACGGCACCGTGAGCTACACGATGACGTCCATGTTCGTGCCGGACGCGGTGATCTCGCTCGCCGTGGCGCCGAAGAACCGCGACGCCCAGGCCAACTTCTCCAAGGCCCTCAACCGCTTCACCAAGGAGGATCCGACCTTCCGCGTGAACCGTGACGAGGAGTCCGGCCAGACGATCATCCGCGGCATGGGTGAGCTGCACCTGGAGATCTACATCGAGCGCATGAAGCGCGAGTACAACTGCGAGGTGGTGGCCGGTAAGCCGCAGGTGGCCTACCGCGAGACGATCTCCCAGAAGGGCGAGTTCGCCTACACGCACAAGAAGCAGACCGGTGGTTCCGGTCAGTTCGCGCGCGTGTGCGGCTACCTCGAGCCCCTGCCGGCCGACGCCGTGCAGCAGTACGAGTTCGTGGACGACATCGTGGGCGGCTCCATCCCCCGCGAGTTCATCCCCGCGTGCGACAAGGGCTTCCAGGAGGCCATCAAGAAGGGCTCGCTCATCGGCTTCCCCGTGGTGGGTGTGCGCGTGGTCATCAACGACGGCGCGTTCCACGCGGTTGACTCGTCCGAGCAGGCGTTCAAGACCGCCGCCATCATGGGCTTCCGCGAGGGCTACGCGGCCGCCAAGCCCATCATCCTCGAGCCGATGATGAAGGTGGAGGTCCAGGCTCCCGAGGACTTCCAGGGCTCGGTGGTGGGTCAGATCAACCAGCGCCGTGGCACCATCCTCGAGTCCAGCACGGCCGAGGGTTACGTGACGGTGGTGGCCGAGGTGCCGCTGAACACCATGTTCGGCTACTCCACGGACCTCCGCTCGGCCACCCAGGGCAAGGGCGAGTTCACCATGGAGTTCGCCAAGTACTCGCCGGTGCCGCGCAACGAGGCCGAGGCCCTGATGGCGCAGTACAAGGAGAGGCTGGCCGCCGAGCAGGCCGCGCGCAAGTAA
- a CDS encoding pseudouridine synthase produces the protein MPRKPPPPRRPSPSPSKHAHSGRWEGKAKPDWLSRALARAGVLPKEEAEDAIQAGRVTVNGKVVKHPLAPVPPGASLRLDGVPVSLEAPTRVLAFHKPAELLTSTVGQHGVGTVYEVLLPQLPPELAGFTWHAVGRLDRGTTGLLLFTNDDKLVTHVTSPETHLTKRYVATVFSEADEAKVEPLRHGVQLEDGPARPAKVRLRDAHTVEVTVTEGRNHQVKRMLGAVGLPVRALHREAVGGVELDVPEGAFRLLTDTEITEGLRFALPPVRVTTS, from the coding sequence ATGCCCCGCAAGCCACCTCCCCCCCGTCGGCCCTCGCCCTCCCCTTCCAAGCACGCCCACTCCGGGCGATGGGAGGGCAAGGCCAAGCCGGATTGGCTTTCACGCGCGCTCGCGCGGGCCGGGGTGCTGCCGAAGGAAGAGGCGGAGGACGCCATCCAGGCCGGCCGTGTCACGGTGAACGGCAAGGTGGTGAAGCACCCCCTCGCCCCCGTGCCCCCGGGAGCCAGCCTGCGTCTGGATGGCGTGCCCGTCTCGCTCGAGGCACCCACCCGGGTGCTGGCCTTCCACAAGCCGGCGGAACTGCTCACCTCCACGGTGGGTCAGCACGGGGTGGGCACCGTCTACGAGGTGCTCCTGCCCCAGCTGCCGCCGGAGCTGGCCGGCTTCACCTGGCACGCGGTGGGCCGGCTGGACCGGGGCACCACCGGGCTGCTCCTCTTCACCAATGATGACAAGCTCGTCACGCACGTGACATCCCCCGAGACACACCTCACGAAGCGCTACGTGGCCACGGTGTTCAGCGAGGCGGACGAGGCGAAGGTGGAGCCGTTGCGTCACGGCGTGCAATTGGAGGACGGTCCGGCCCGGCCCGCGAAGGTCCGGCTGCGTGATGCGCACACCGTGGAGGTGACCGTCACCGAGGGCCGCAACCACCAGGTGAAGCGGATGCTGGGCGCGGTGGGGCTGCCGGTGCGCGCCCTGCACCGCGAGGCGGTGGGTGGGGTGGAGCTGGACGTGCCCGAGGGCGCCTTCCGGCTCCTCACCGACACCGAAATCACCGAGGGGCTGCGTTTCGCACTGCCCCCCGTGCGTGTCACGACTTCATGA